A window of Blattabacterium cuenoti contains these coding sequences:
- the speB gene encoding agmatinase produces MNPKTFAGIPQQYARLETSKIVIIPIHYDDTVTWQKGAQYGPNAFINASQYLELYDIETNSEVYKRGIFLAPSIKKFNNSPNKIIYNITKKYLLKKKFVTLIGGEHSISIGSIRAFGELFENLSILHMDAHADLRPIYNNNPYNHACSMYEASKKYTLVQIGIRSMDIEETQYVQKGNIFYTHEIYNNNKWMELAINKLSNNIFISIDIDVFDPGIAPSTGTPEPGGMSWYNTLFFLKQVFTKKQVVGFDIVELSPNKNECSTDFLVAKLFYKLLSYKFEFNI; encoded by the coding sequence ATGAATCCAAAAACTTTTGCAGGAATTCCACAACAATATGCTAGACTTGAAACATCTAAAATTGTTATCATTCCAATACATTATGATGATACAGTAACATGGCAAAAAGGTGCACAATATGGACCAAATGCTTTTATAAACGCATCTCAATATTTAGAATTATATGATATAGAAACTAATTCTGAAGTGTATAAAAGAGGAATTTTTTTAGCTCCTTCTATAAAAAAATTTAATAATTCACCTAATAAAATTATATATAATATTACAAAAAAATATTTATTAAAAAAAAAATTTGTTACTCTCATAGGTGGAGAACATTCTATATCCATTGGAAGTATTCGAGCTTTTGGAGAATTATTTGAAAATTTAAGCATTCTTCATATGGATGCTCATGCTGATTTACGTCCTATTTATAATAATAATCCTTATAATCATGCTTGTTCTATGTATGAGGCTTCAAAAAAATACACATTAGTACAAATAGGAATTCGTAGTATGGATATAGAAGAAACACAATATGTTCAAAAAGGAAATATATTTTATACTCATGAAATTTATAATAATAATAAATGGATGGAGCTAGCTATTAACAAATTGTCAAATAATATATTTATTAGTATAGATATAGATGTTTTTGATCCTGGTATTGCACCATCCACTGGTACACCTGAACCAGGTGGTATGTCATGGTATAATACATTATTTTTTTTAAAACAAGTTTTTACAAAAAAACAAGTTGTGGGATTTGATATTGTAGAATTATCACCAAATAAAAATGAATGTTCTACAGATTTTTTAGTTGCAAAACTTTTTTACAAATTGTTATCCTATAAATTTGAATTTAATATATGA
- the cmk gene encoding (d)CMP kinase — protein MMTNTNKNQIISIDGYSSSGKSLLAKQLSNKLKYYYINTGAMYRCITLLAIRQKMFNSDLWNVTNFIPYLNNIHFTFKWNKQMNKIETFLNNENVQDQITSIQVTEKVSVLASIPEIRKKLNIIQKKLIYIYNKKGLVIEGRDIGTTICPQAKIKIFMKGSTEIRSFRRYKELKKEGQIISYDKVKHNILYRDNLDLYRKYSPLQKPTKNCIEIDNTYLSIDKQFHIILKLINKQLYK, from the coding sequence ATGATGACTAATACTAATAAAAATCAAATTATATCTATAGATGGATATTCGTCTTCTGGAAAAAGTTTATTAGCCAAACAATTATCTAATAAATTAAAATATTATTATATAAATACGGGTGCTATGTATAGATGTATTACTTTATTAGCTATTAGACAAAAAATGTTTAACAGTGATTTATGGAATGTAACTAATTTTATTCCTTATTTAAATAATATACATTTTACATTTAAATGGAATAAACAAATGAATAAAATAGAAACTTTTTTAAATAATGAAAATGTTCAAGATCAGATCACATCTATACAAGTAACAGAAAAGGTTAGTGTACTAGCTAGTATTCCTGAAATACGTAAAAAACTGAATATTATACAAAAAAAATTAATATATATATATAATAAAAAAGGATTAGTAATAGAAGGAAGAGATATAGGAACAACAATATGCCCACAAGCTAAAATAAAAATATTTATGAAAGGCTCTACTGAGATTCGTTCTTTCCGAAGATATAAAGAATTAAAAAAAGAAGGACAAATAATATCTTATGACAAAGTAAAACATAATATTTTATATAGAGATAATTTGGATCTTTATAGAAAATATTCTCCTTTGCAAAAACCTACCAAAAATTGTATTGAAATAGATAATACTTATCTAAGTATAGATAAACAATTTCATATTATACTTAAATTAATTAATAAACAATTATATAAATGA
- the fabG gene encoding 3-oxoacyl-ACP reductase FabG translates to MKLLNGKIAIVTGGSGDIGSSIVKTFVQHGAFVIFTFLSSKQKADKLSFELKLKNFVESYHIDLKNIDATKLLIEKTIEKYRRLDILVNNAGIIKDNFLLRMSEHNWDKVIKTNIYSMFNLTKYAIIPMIKQRKGNIINMSSVIGCTGNSGQSNYSTSKAGIIGFTKSIAKELGSKNIRCNAIAPGYIYTKMNEHLPNTIKTNFINHIPLNRAGTPQDIANSSLFLASELSDYITGSVLHVNGGLF, encoded by the coding sequence ATGAAATTATTAAATGGAAAAATAGCAATAGTGACAGGTGGTTCTGGTGATATTGGGTCTTCTATTGTCAAAACATTTGTACAACATGGAGCATTCGTAATTTTTACTTTTTTATCTTCTAAACAAAAAGCTGATAAATTATCTTTTGAATTAAAATTAAAAAATTTTGTTGAATCGTATCACATAGATTTAAAAAATATAGATGCAACTAAATTATTGATAGAAAAAACTATAGAAAAATATAGACGTTTAGATATATTAGTAAATAATGCAGGAATTATAAAAGATAATTTTTTATTAAGAATGTCGGAACATAATTGGGATAAAGTAATAAAAACTAATATTTATTCTATGTTTAATTTAACTAAATATGCGATTATTCCTATGATAAAGCAAAGAAAAGGAAATATTATTAATATGAGTTCTGTTATTGGATGTACTGGAAATTCAGGGCAATCTAATTATTCTACTTCTAAAGCTGGAATTATTGGATTCACTAAATCGATTGCTAAAGAACTTGGATCCAAAAATATTCGTTGCAATGCTATAGCTCCTGGATATATATATACTAAAATGAATGAGCATCTTCCTAATACAATAAAAACAAATTTTATAAATCATATTCCATTAAACAGAGCTGGAACTCCTCAAGATATAGCTAATTCAAGTTTATTTCTTGCTTCTGAATTATCAGATTATATTACTGGATCTGTATTACATGTCAATGGAGGATTATTTTAG
- the prfB gene encoding peptide chain release factor 2 encodes MIIQDEISSISQKINKLEQLLDIKNIKKSLEHDQDKMLTPNFWKDKIKYKKFVKNFQTLKIKIKDFTQLKNAMEELECMYYIYKEEHIDTNIKVQLNKTKKLVDDIEIKTLFKKEDTYNAILQISSGAGGTESCDWTAMLMRMYILWGEHNQFIVNKIHHTPGDIIGTKTVTLEINGIYAFGYLKGENGVHRLIRISPFNNNSKRHTTFSSVFVYPFIEKKIDININVSDIHWDTFRSRGSGGQNVNKVETGVRLKHVPTGIIIENTESRSQIQNRQTALQILKSRLFEIEIKKNLDKKNKIESKKKKIEWGSQIRNYIMHPYQLVKDLRTGYETHKVQSVMNGEINTFLKKFLIQNNKNIF; translated from the coding sequence ATGATAATACAAGATGAAATATCATCAATTTCGCAAAAAATCAATAAACTAGAACAATTATTAGATATTAAAAATATCAAAAAATCATTAGAACATGATCAAGATAAAATGTTAACTCCTAATTTTTGGAAAGACAAAATAAAATATAAAAAATTTGTAAAAAATTTTCAAACTTTAAAAATCAAAATAAAAGATTTTACGCAACTGAAAAATGCAATGGAAGAACTTGAATGTATGTATTATATTTATAAAGAAGAACATATAGACACCAATATAAAAGTTCAATTAAATAAAACTAAAAAATTAGTAGATGATATAGAAATTAAAACATTGTTTAAGAAAGAAGATACTTATAATGCAATACTACAAATATCTTCTGGAGCAGGTGGTACTGAAAGCTGTGATTGGACGGCAATGTTAATGAGAATGTATATATTATGGGGTGAACATAATCAATTTATTGTGAATAAAATTCATCATACTCCAGGTGATATAATTGGTACAAAAACCGTTACTTTAGAAATTAATGGAATTTATGCTTTTGGATATTTAAAAGGAGAAAATGGAGTACATAGATTAATTAGAATATCTCCATTTAATAATAATTCAAAACGTCATACTACTTTTTCTTCAGTATTTGTTTATCCGTTTATAGAAAAAAAGATAGATATTAATATTAATGTATCAGATATTCATTGGGATACTTTTCGTTCTCGTGGATCAGGAGGTCAAAATGTAAATAAAGTAGAAACTGGAGTAAGATTAAAACATGTGCCAACAGGTATTATTATTGAAAATACTGAATCTAGATCACAAATTCAAAATCGACAAACAGCATTACAAATTCTAAAATCTAGATTATTTGAAATAGAAATTAAAAAAAATCTAGATAAAAAAAATAAAATAGAATCTAAAAAAAAAAAAATTGAATGGGGATCTCAAATAAGAAATTATATTATGCATCCTTATCAATTAGTAAAGGATTTAAGAACAGGATATGAAACTCATAAAGTACAATCTGTAATGAATGGAGAAATTAATACTTTTTTAAAAAAATTTTTAATACAAAACAACAAAAACATATTTTAA
- a CDS encoding type III PLP-dependent enzyme domain-containing protein, with protein MKIRYIDFIDQTFNFPSEEFSIKNNFLEFHGIPLINLINKYGTPLKFTFLPKISKNIQQAKKWFKKAIQYNNYKKKYTYCYCTKSSHFAFILEEALKNNVSIETSYAYDIDIVKNLYKKGKTKKNIEVICNGFKTKNYIENISELINNGFYNTIPILDNVDELEQLNLVINYPFKLGIRIASEEEPKFEFYTSRLGIGYKDIIVFYLNKIKNNPKVELKMLHFFINTGIKDTAYYWNELFKCLQIYAQLKKISPELDILNIGGGFPIKTSMSFKYNYEYMTNEIVYQIHKFCKEENIEEPNIYTEFGTYTVGESGGIIYQILDQKKQNDREKWNIIDSSFMTTLPDTWAISQRFIMMAINRWNDSYERVFLGGLTCDSEDYYNSEQHINAIYLPCFRTTTPLYIGFFNTGAYQDTISGYGGVHHCLIPQPIHILINYDEQQRFVYKLFRRSQEANEILKILGY; from the coding sequence ATGAAAATTCGATATATAGATTTTATAGATCAAACTTTTAATTTTCCATCTGAGGAATTTTCTATTAAAAATAATTTTTTAGAATTTCATGGTATACCATTGATCAATCTTATAAATAAATATGGTACCCCATTAAAATTTACTTTTCTTCCAAAAATTTCTAAAAATATACAACAAGCAAAAAAATGGTTCAAAAAAGCTATTCAATATAATAATTATAAAAAAAAATATACTTATTGTTATTGTACAAAAAGTTCTCATTTTGCCTTTATTTTAGAAGAAGCATTAAAAAATAATGTAAGTATTGAAACTTCTTATGCATATGATATAGACATAGTAAAAAATCTATATAAAAAAGGAAAAACAAAAAAAAATATTGAAGTTATTTGTAATGGATTTAAAACTAAAAATTATATAGAAAATATATCTGAATTAATTAATAATGGATTTTATAATACCATTCCTATATTAGATAATGTTGACGAATTAGAACAACTAAATTTAGTTATAAACTATCCATTTAAATTAGGAATACGAATAGCTTCTGAAGAAGAGCCAAAATTTGAATTTTATACATCTCGTTTAGGAATAGGATATAAAGATATTATTGTTTTTTATTTAAATAAAATCAAAAATAATCCAAAAGTAGAATTAAAAATGTTACATTTTTTTATTAATACTGGGATAAAAGATACAGCTTATTATTGGAATGAACTATTTAAATGTTTACAAATATATGCTCAATTAAAAAAAATTTCTCCAGAATTAGATATTCTTAATATCGGTGGTGGATTTCCAATTAAAACGTCTATGTCTTTTAAATATAATTATGAATATATGACTAACGAAATTGTATATCAAATTCATAAATTTTGTAAAGAAGAAAATATTGAAGAGCCCAATATATACACAGAATTTGGTACTTATACTGTAGGCGAAAGTGGTGGTATAATATATCAAATACTTGATCAAAAAAAACAAAATGATAGAGAAAAATGGAATATAATTGATAGTTCATTTATGACAACATTACCAGATACTTGGGCAATTAGTCAAAGATTTATTATGATGGCTATTAATAGATGGAATGATTCTTACGAGAGAGTATTTTTAGGTGGATTAACATGTGACAGTGAAGATTATTATAATTCTGAACAACATATCAACGCTATATATCTTCCATGTTTTAGAACCACAACCCCACTGTATATTGGTTTTTTTAATACGGGTGCATATCAAGATACTATTAGTGGATATGGAGGCGTTCACCATTGTTTAATTCCACAACCTATACATATACTGATTAATTATGATGAACAACAGAGATTTGTATATAAACTTTTTAGACGTTCACAAGAAGCTAATGAAATATTAAAAATATTAGGATATTAA